In one Corynebacterium bovis DSM 20582 = CIP 54.80 genomic region, the following are encoded:
- a CDS encoding L-threonylcarbamoyladenylate synthase, with translation MTRIHDCSTADGRSAGLAAATEAVRTGRLVVLPTDTVYGLGCDAFDTDAVNALLRAKNRGPDMPVPVLVGSWTTIEGLVREYTYTMRTLVEAFWPGGVSLVVHEAPSLPWNLGDTRGTVMLRMPAHPVAVDLLRETGPMAVSSANVSGHPPATTAQEAVDQLGEDVAVYLDGGDGTVGTASTIIDVSRDRPRVLREGAVPAGRVAEVLGMTPEELRGDV, from the coding sequence ATGACCCGGATCCACGACTGCTCCACGGCGGACGGACGCAGCGCCGGCCTGGCCGCCGCGACGGAGGCGGTGAGGACCGGTCGGCTCGTCGTCCTGCCCACGGACACCGTGTACGGCCTCGGCTGCGACGCCTTCGACACGGACGCCGTCAACGCGCTCCTGCGGGCGAAGAACCGGGGGCCGGACATGCCGGTCCCGGTGCTCGTCGGCTCCTGGACGACCATCGAGGGGCTCGTGCGCGAGTACACCTACACGATGCGGACGCTCGTCGAGGCCTTCTGGCCCGGCGGGGTGTCCCTCGTCGTCCACGAGGCCCCGAGCCTGCCGTGGAACCTCGGGGACACCCGGGGGACCGTGATGCTCCGGATGCCCGCCCACCCCGTCGCCGTCGACCTGCTCCGCGAGACCGGACCGATGGCCGTGAGCTCCGCGAACGTCTCCGGGCACCCGCCGGCGACGACGGCGCAGGAGGCGGTCGACCAGCTCGGCGAGGACGTCGCGGTGTACCTCGACGGCGGCGACGGCACCGTCGGGACCGCGTCGACGATCATCGACGTGTCCCGGGACCGGCCGCGGGTGCTCCGCGAGGGGGCCGTGCCGGCCGGGCGCGTCGCCGAGGTGCTCGGGATGACGCCTGAGGAGCTGCGGGGGGACGTGTGA
- a CDS encoding MraY family glycosyltransferase has translation MILAVADSLGAGVPVRELALVLLVACVVTYLTTGPVRTFVVRYGPLAAPRERDVHRVPTPRLGGVAMLLGCMAAVLTASQLPALNRGFPPVTPDMLAVVVAALVIAAVGVLDDLYDISWVLKLGGQVVGAVVMSLMGVSWYLLYLPVGDGTTLVLDELQSTVITAVITVAVINAMNFVDGLDGLAAGLGAIAGGTILVYSLTILHDQGGTVSAYPPAMISAVLVGVCVGFLPHNFAPARIFMGDSGSMLIGLLLSAACVSTSGRINMSLFGPADAFALLSPLFVVAAALFIPMLDLLLAVVRRVSAGKSPFAPDKQHLHHRLLRIGHGQRQVVLILYMWVAVVAFGAVGSTVLPPDLTAVAFGVAILLAVVVTGVPLHRARVARARTDRGGRGTGEGSPAGAGTRRPGGGDDATAG, from the coding sequence GTGATCCTCGCCGTCGCTGACTCACTCGGCGCGGGGGTGCCGGTCCGGGAGCTCGCGCTCGTCCTCCTCGTCGCGTGCGTCGTGACGTACCTGACGACGGGACCGGTGCGCACGTTCGTCGTCCGGTACGGGCCGCTCGCCGCGCCGCGGGAACGCGACGTCCACCGGGTCCCGACGCCCCGGCTGGGCGGGGTGGCGATGCTCCTCGGGTGCATGGCCGCGGTCCTCACCGCGTCCCAGCTCCCCGCGCTCAACCGCGGCTTCCCCCCGGTCACCCCGGACATGCTCGCCGTCGTCGTCGCCGCCCTCGTCATCGCCGCCGTGGGGGTGCTCGACGACCTCTACGACATCTCGTGGGTGCTGAAGCTCGGCGGCCAGGTCGTCGGGGCGGTGGTCATGAGCCTCATGGGCGTGTCCTGGTACCTGCTCTACCTGCCGGTCGGGGACGGGACGACGCTCGTCCTCGACGAGCTGCAGTCCACCGTCATCACGGCGGTCATCACGGTCGCGGTCATCAACGCGATGAACTTCGTCGACGGGCTCGACGGCCTCGCCGCGGGGCTCGGGGCGATCGCCGGGGGGACGATCCTCGTGTACTCGCTGACGATCCTCCACGACCAGGGCGGGACGGTGAGCGCCTACCCGCCGGCGATGATCTCGGCGGTGCTCGTCGGGGTGTGCGTCGGGTTCCTGCCGCACAACTTCGCGCCGGCCCGGATCTTCATGGGCGACAGCGGGTCCATGCTCATCGGGCTGCTGCTCTCGGCGGCGTGCGTGTCGACGTCGGGGCGGATCAACATGTCCCTGTTCGGCCCCGCCGACGCCTTCGCGCTGCTCTCGCCGCTGTTCGTCGTCGCCGCCGCGCTGTTCATCCCGATGCTCGACCTGCTTCTCGCGGTCGTCCGGCGCGTGAGCGCGGGCAAGAGCCCGTTCGCCCCGGACAAGCAGCACCTGCACCACCGCCTGCTGCGGATCGGGCACGGCCAGCGCCAGGTGGTGCTCATCCTGTACATGTGGGTCGCCGTCGTCGCGTTCGGCGCGGTCGGGTCGACGGTCCTCCCGCCCGACCTCACCGCCGTGGCCTTCGGCGTGGCGATCCTCCTCGCCGTCGTCGTCACGGGGGTGCCGCTGCACCGGGCGCGGGTCGCGCGGGCGCGGACGGACCGGGGCGGCCGGGGCACCGGTGAGGGAAGCCCGGCGGGGGCGGGGACACGCCGACCGGGTGGGGGAGACGACGCCACCGCCGGCTAG
- the atpB gene encoding F0F1 ATP synthase subunit A, which translates to MKGEFHAPELGPEFFPGQTNPSHLWFSDFAGGAFALDRLMLVRLLLVVVVMAFFVVAMRSPKLVPRGAQNVAEIAIDFVRVQIAEEILGKKEGRRFLPILAAIFFVVFAGNLPSVIPGLNIGPNARIGMPIVLAVVAYLAFIYAGVKRYGFGKYVKSSLVIPNIPGLLHILVVPIEFFSTFILRPVTLAIRLMANMLAGHIILVLLFSATNFFFWQMNGWTLAAGGTLLFAVAFTLFELLVIFLQAYIFALLTAVYIELSLHADEH; encoded by the coding sequence ATGAAGGGCGAGTTCCACGCGCCCGAATTGGGACCTGAATTTTTCCCGGGGCAAACGAATCCCAGCCATCTGTGGTTCAGCGACTTCGCCGGCGGCGCATTCGCTCTGGACCGGCTGATGCTGGTGCGGCTTCTTCTCGTTGTCGTCGTGATGGCGTTCTTCGTCGTCGCGATGCGGAGTCCGAAGCTCGTGCCGAGAGGTGCACAGAACGTGGCAGAGATCGCGATCGACTTCGTTCGCGTCCAGATCGCGGAGGAGATCCTGGGGAAGAAGGAGGGTCGCAGGTTTCTCCCGATCCTGGCCGCCATTTTCTTCGTGGTCTTCGCCGGGAACCTGCCGTCGGTCATCCCCGGCCTGAACATCGGCCCGAACGCGAGGATCGGCATGCCGATCGTCCTGGCGGTCGTGGCCTACCTGGCCTTCATCTACGCGGGCGTGAAGCGTTACGGCTTCGGGAAGTACGTCAAGTCTTCCCTCGTGATCCCGAACATCCCGGGACTGCTTCACATCCTCGTGGTGCCGATCGAGTTCTTCTCCACCTTCATCCTCCGGCCCGTCACGCTGGCTATTCGTCTCATGGCGAACATGCTGGCGGGCCACATCATCCTCGTCCTGCTGTTCAGCGCCACGAACTTCTTCTTCTGGCAGATGAACGGCTGGACGCTGGCGGCTGGCGGGACCTTGCTCTTCGCCGTGGCGTTCACACTGTTCGAGCTCCTGGTCATCTTCCTGCAGGCGTACATCTTCGCCCTGCTGACCGCCGTGTACATCGAACTGTCGCTGCACGCCGACGAACACTAA
- a CDS encoding ATP synthase F0 subunit C — protein MNELLLLAQDSESTLKGLGTIGYGLAAIGPGIGVGIVAGKTAEAMARQPEMAGQLRTTMFLGIAFTEALALIGLVAGFLF, from the coding sequence ATGAACGAGCTGCTTCTTCTCGCCCAGGACTCCGAGAGCACCCTCAAGGGCCTCGGCACCATCGGCTACGGTCTCGCGGCCATCGGCCCGGGCATCGGCGTCGGCATCGTCGCGGGTAAGACCGCCGAGGCCATGGCCCGGCAGCCCGAGATGGCCGGCCAGCTGCGCACCACGATGTTCCTGGGTATCGCCTTCACCGAGGCCCTCGCCCTCATCGGCCTGGTCGCCGGCTTCCTGTTCTAG
- a CDS encoding F0F1 ATP synthase subunit B, which produces MTNYLVLAAEELPLEDQPSPLIPELYDLVWSLVPFIIVLLIFWKFVLPKFQEVLTQREDQIEGGIQRAEAAQAEAKAALEKYNAQLAEARTEAAQIRDEARSQGQRIVADMKAQASDESARIVEAGHKQLEAQRASVVAELRKDMGSQSVALAERILGAQLSDDVTRSGTIDSFLADLDSVGTGKK; this is translated from the coding sequence ATGACGAACTACCTTGTATTGGCAGCTGAGGAGCTGCCCCTGGAGGATCAGCCGAGTCCGCTGATCCCCGAGCTGTACGATCTCGTCTGGTCCCTCGTCCCGTTCATCATCGTCCTGCTGATCTTCTGGAAGTTCGTTCTTCCGAAGTTCCAGGAGGTGCTGACTCAGCGTGAGGATCAGATCGAGGGTGGCATCCAGCGCGCTGAGGCCGCCCAGGCCGAGGCCAAGGCCGCCCTCGAGAAGTACAACGCCCAGCTCGCCGAGGCCCGCACCGAGGCGGCACAGATCCGTGACGAGGCCCGCTCCCAGGGCCAGCGGATCGTCGCCGACATGAAGGCCCAGGCGTCCGACGAGTCCGCCCGCATCGTCGAGGCCGGTCACAAGCAGCTCGAGGCGCAGCGCGCCTCGGTCGTCGCGGAGCTCCGCAAGGACATGGGCTCGCAGTCCGTCGCCCTCGCGGAGCGCATCCTCGGCGCCCAGCTGTCGGACGACGTCACGCGGTCGGGCACCATCGACAGCTTCCTCGCTGACCTCGACAGCGTCGGCACCGGGAAGAAGTGA
- a CDS encoding F0F1 ATP synthase subunit delta — translation MHAASRDALDQLTRALDSGLEGSGDTVATGLTTGSELFEFTEVLDRERSLRSALVDASFTPEQRSGIVTTLVGGSVAPATAETLKSAVSLTWSTSRDLRTGLVTLGRRALLRAAQAQGQLDRVQDELFRLARIIDGEPQLELLLADRSASPDARRDLLAKVVYGKITAVTEALALQVIGRPQHRPVEDLDALCDEAAALTGNDVARVRSAAELNEQQRSSLAAKLETIYGHPITVHTEVDSSLLGGAVIRVGDEVIDGSTAGRLDRLRRSLA, via the coding sequence ATGCACGCAGCGAGCCGAGACGCACTGGACCAGCTCACCCGGGCCCTCGACAGCGGCCTGGAGGGCAGCGGCGACACCGTCGCCACCGGACTCACGACGGGATCCGAACTCTTCGAGTTCACCGAGGTCCTCGACCGCGAGCGCAGCCTCCGCAGCGCCCTCGTCGACGCCTCCTTCACACCTGAGCAGCGGAGCGGGATCGTCACCACACTCGTGGGCGGCTCCGTCGCCCCGGCGACGGCGGAGACGCTGAAGTCGGCCGTCTCCCTGACGTGGTCGACCTCCCGTGACCTGCGCACCGGGCTCGTGACGCTGGGCCGTCGCGCCCTGCTGCGTGCCGCTCAGGCCCAGGGGCAGCTCGACCGGGTGCAGGACGAACTGTTCCGCCTGGCCCGTATCATCGACGGTGAGCCGCAGCTCGAGCTGCTGCTGGCCGACCGGTCGGCGTCCCCGGACGCCCGCCGGGACCTGCTTGCGAAGGTCGTGTACGGAAAGATCACGGCCGTCACCGAGGCGCTCGCGCTGCAGGTGATCGGTCGCCCGCAGCACCGGCCGGTGGAGGACCTCGACGCGCTCTGCGACGAGGCCGCCGCCCTGACCGGGAACGACGTCGCCCGCGTGCGGTCCGCAGCGGAACTGAACGAACAGCAGCGATCGTCCCTGGCGGCGAAGCTGGAGACGATCTACGGTCACCCGATCACCGTCCACACCGAGGTTGACTCCAGCCTCCTCGGTGGCGCGGTGATCCGCGTCGGCGACGAGGTGATCGACGGCAGCACGGCAGGACGGCTGGACCGGCTCCGTCGGTCCCTCGCCTGA
- the atpA gene encoding F0F1 ATP synthase subunit alpha — translation MAELTISSDEIRSAIANYTSSYSPEASREEVGVVTMAADGIAQVSGMPSVMTNELLEFPGGVIGVAQNLDTDTIGVVVLGNYETLSEGDEVKRTGEVLSIPVGDDFLGRVINPLGQPIDGLGDIQSEQERVLELQAPSVLMRQPVEEPLQTGIKAIDAMTPIGRGQRQLIIGDRKTGKTSVCIDTILNQRANWESGDPTKQVRCIYVAIGQKGSTIASVRKTLEDNGALDYTTIVAAPASDSAGFKWLAPFAGAALGQHWMYQGKHVLIIFDDLTKQAEAYRAISLLLRRPPGREAYPGDVFYLHSRLLERAAKLNDELGGGSMTALPIIETKANDVSAFIPTNVISITDGQVFLESDLFNQGVRPAINVGISVSRVGGAAQTKGMKKVAGNLRLDLAAYRDLEGFAAMASDLDDASKAQLERGQRLVELLKQTETHPQSVEDQMVSIWLAGEGEFDSVPVEDVRRFEAELLEDLHANQAGVYEQIQGGQPFSDESKATLKSAVDSFKRAFRTTDGTPVINEPTPGDLDEDQVRQSQITVSRTTSSK, via the coding sequence ATGGCGGAGCTCACGATCTCCTCCGACGAGATCCGTAGCGCGATTGCGAACTACACCTCGAGCTACTCACCGGAGGCCTCCCGCGAGGAGGTCGGCGTGGTGACGATGGCCGCGGACGGCATTGCCCAGGTCAGCGGCATGCCCTCCGTGATGACCAACGAGCTGCTCGAGTTCCCCGGCGGCGTCATCGGCGTCGCACAGAACCTCGACACCGACACGATCGGCGTCGTGGTCCTGGGCAACTACGAGACCCTCAGCGAGGGCGACGAGGTCAAGCGGACCGGCGAGGTTCTTTCCATTCCGGTCGGGGACGACTTCCTCGGCCGGGTCATCAACCCCCTGGGCCAGCCCATCGACGGCCTGGGCGACATCCAGTCCGAGCAGGAGCGTGTCCTCGAGCTGCAGGCCCCGTCCGTGCTGATGCGTCAGCCGGTCGAGGAGCCGCTCCAGACGGGCATCAAGGCCATCGACGCCATGACCCCCATCGGTCGTGGTCAGCGCCAGCTCATCATCGGCGACCGCAAGACGGGTAAGACGTCCGTCTGCATCGACACCATCCTCAACCAGCGTGCGAACTGGGAGTCCGGCGACCCGACGAAGCAGGTCCGCTGCATCTACGTCGCCATCGGTCAGAAGGGTTCGACGATCGCGTCGGTCCGGAAGACCCTCGAGGACAACGGCGCCCTGGACTACACGACCATCGTCGCCGCCCCGGCGTCCGACTCCGCGGGCTTCAAGTGGCTCGCCCCCTTCGCGGGCGCGGCCCTCGGCCAGCACTGGATGTACCAGGGCAAGCACGTCCTCATCATCTTCGACGACCTCACGAAGCAGGCCGAGGCCTACCGTGCGATCTCCCTGCTGCTGCGTCGTCCGCCGGGACGCGAGGCCTACCCCGGTGACGTCTTCTACCTGCACTCCCGTCTCCTCGAGCGTGCGGCGAAGCTCAACGACGAGCTGGGCGGCGGCTCGATGACGGCCCTGCCGATCATCGAGACCAAGGCGAACGACGTGTCGGCGTTCATCCCGACCAACGTCATCTCCATCACCGACGGCCAGGTGTTCCTCGAGTCGGACCTCTTCAACCAGGGTGTCCGGCCCGCCATCAACGTCGGTATCTCCGTCTCCCGTGTCGGTGGTGCCGCGCAGACCAAGGGCATGAAGAAGGTCGCCGGTAACCTGCGTCTCGACCTCGCGGCGTACCGCGACCTCGAGGGCTTCGCCGCGATGGCCTCCGACCTCGACGACGCCTCCAAGGCCCAGCTCGAGCGCGGCCAGCGCCTCGTCGAGCTGCTCAAGCAGACCGAGACGCACCCGCAGTCCGTCGAGGACCAGATGGTCTCCATCTGGCTCGCCGGCGAGGGCGAATTCGACTCCGTTCCCGTCGAGGACGTCCGTCGCTTCGAGGCCGAGCTCCTCGAGGACCTGCACGCCAACCAGGCCGGTGTCTACGAGCAGATCCAGGGCGGCCAGCCGTTCAGCGACGAGTCGAAGGCGACCCTGAAGTCCGCCGTCGACTCCTTCAAGCGCGCCTTCCGGACGACCGACGGAACCCCGGTCATCAACGAGCCCACCCCCGGTGACCTCGACGAGGACCAGGTCCGGCAGTCCCAGATCACGGTCTCCCGCACGACGAGCAGCAAGTAG
- a CDS encoding F0F1 ATP synthase subunit gamma, translating into MASLRELRTRIKSVQSTKKITKAQELIATSRITRAQERVQASQPYATEITKVIQRLASASSMDHPMLAEQRSGQRAAILVISSDRGMCGGYNNNVFKRTAELRHALEAEGKDVVLYACGRKAQSYFAFRGDEIAGAWSGFSEQPEYALTNDMRRHLVEAFEAGDEGTVAWRDGLTAPEGTAVRGFSELHVVYTEFVSMLSQVALAHQMLPIEPVVEEEHITLGEDMLSNGPDAIRAEVEFEPDADTLLAALLPQYVSRGIYAALLEAAASESAARRNAMSAATDNASDMVKELSRVANQARQAQITQEITEIVGGASALGDTGESD; encoded by the coding sequence ATGGCCAGTCTTCGCGAACTGCGGACACGCATCAAGTCGGTCCAGTCGACCAAGAAGATCACCAAGGCCCAGGAGCTCATCGCCACCTCGAGGATCACCAGGGCGCAGGAACGTGTCCAGGCGTCTCAGCCGTACGCGACCGAGATCACCAAGGTGATCCAGCGGCTGGCGTCGGCGAGCAGCATGGACCACCCGATGCTCGCCGAGCAGCGCTCGGGGCAGCGGGCGGCGATCCTGGTCATCTCGAGTGACCGTGGCATGTGCGGCGGGTACAACAACAACGTCTTCAAGCGCACGGCCGAACTCCGGCACGCGCTGGAGGCCGAGGGCAAGGACGTCGTGCTCTACGCCTGCGGGCGTAAGGCGCAGTCCTACTTCGCGTTCCGCGGCGACGAGATCGCCGGGGCGTGGAGCGGGTTCTCCGAGCAGCCGGAGTACGCCCTCACGAATGACATGCGGCGCCACCTCGTCGAGGCCTTCGAGGCCGGCGACGAGGGCACGGTCGCATGGCGCGACGGTCTGACGGCGCCCGAGGGCACCGCGGTCCGGGGCTTCAGCGAACTGCACGTGGTCTACACGGAGTTCGTCTCGATGCTCAGCCAGGTCGCCCTCGCGCACCAGATGCTGCCGATCGAGCCGGTCGTCGAGGAGGAGCACATCACCCTCGGCGAAGACATGCTCTCCAACGGGCCGGACGCGATCCGGGCCGAGGTCGAGTTCGAGCCGGACGCGGACACCCTGCTGGCGGCCCTGCTGCCGCAGTACGTGTCGCGCGGAATCTACGCGGCGCTGCTCGAGGCGGCGGCCTCGGAGTCGGCGGCCCGCCGGAACGCGATGAGCGCGGCGACGGACAACGCCTCGGACATGGTCAAGGAGCTGTCGCGGGTGGCCAACCAGGCCCGCCAGGCGCAGATCACCCAGGAAATCACAGAGATCGTCGGCGGCGCGAGCGCGCTCGGCGACACCGGAGAGAGTGACTAA
- the atpD gene encoding F0F1 ATP synthase subunit beta — translation MTTATKVQRDGAASTAAGRVVRIIGPVVDVEFPRGEMPALYNALTVEVTLEAVAKTITLEVAQHLGDNIVRAVSMAPTDGLVRGAEVTDTGRPISVPVGDVVKGHVFNALGDCIDDESLNGNDEIERWGIHRDPPPFDQLEGKTEILETGIKVIDLLTPYVKGGKIGLFGGAGVGKTVLIQEMITRIAREFSGTSVFAGVGERTREGTDLFLEMEEMGVLQDTALVFGQMDEPPGVRMRVALSGLTMAEYFRDVQNQDVLLFIDNIFRFSQAGSEVSTLLGRMPSAVGYQPTLADEMGVLQERITSTKGRSITSLQAVYVPADDYTDPAPATTFAHLDATTELNRSIASKGIYPAVDPLTSTSRILEPGIVGDHHYAVAQRVINILQKNKELQDIIAILGMDELSEEDKITVQRARRLERFLGQNFFVAEKFTGLPGSYVPLKDTIDAFERICNGEYDSYPEQCFNGLGGLDDVEAAYKKLNEK, via the coding sequence ATGACTACTGCAACGAAGGTGCAGCGCGACGGCGCCGCATCGACCGCTGCCGGCCGTGTGGTCCGCATCATCGGCCCGGTCGTCGACGTGGAGTTCCCGCGCGGCGAGATGCCGGCACTGTACAACGCGCTCACGGTGGAGGTGACCCTGGAGGCCGTCGCGAAGACGATCACCCTCGAGGTCGCGCAGCACCTGGGCGACAACATCGTCCGCGCCGTCTCGATGGCCCCGACCGACGGACTCGTCCGTGGCGCCGAGGTCACCGACACCGGCCGTCCGATCTCCGTCCCGGTCGGCGACGTCGTCAAGGGCCACGTCTTCAACGCCCTCGGTGACTGCATCGACGACGAGTCCCTCAACGGCAACGACGAGATCGAGCGGTGGGGCATCCACCGCGACCCGCCGCCGTTCGACCAGCTCGAGGGCAAGACCGAGATCCTCGAGACGGGCATCAAGGTCATCGACCTGCTCACCCCGTACGTCAAGGGCGGCAAGATCGGCCTGTTCGGTGGCGCCGGCGTCGGCAAGACCGTTCTCATCCAGGAGATGATCACCCGTATCGCCCGCGAGTTCTCCGGCACGTCCGTCTTCGCGGGCGTCGGTGAGCGCACCCGTGAGGGTACGGACCTCTTCCTCGAGATGGAGGAGATGGGCGTTCTCCAGGACACGGCCCTCGTCTTCGGCCAGATGGACGAGCCGCCGGGAGTCCGTATGCGCGTGGCGCTGTCCGGTCTGACGATGGCGGAGTACTTCCGCGACGTCCAGAACCAGGACGTGCTGCTGTTCATCGACAACATCTTCCGCTTCTCGCAGGCGGGTTCCGAGGTCTCGACGCTGCTCGGGCGCATGCCCTCCGCGGTGGGCTACCAGCCGACCCTCGCCGACGAGATGGGTGTGCTCCAGGAGCGCATCACCTCGACCAAGGGCCGGTCCATCACGTCGCTGCAGGCCGTCTACGTGCCCGCCGACGACTACACGGACCCGGCCCCGGCGACGACGTTCGCCCACCTCGACGCCACGACGGAGCTCAACCGTTCCATCGCGTCGAAGGGCATCTACCCGGCCGTGGACCCGCTGACCTCGACGTCGCGGATCCTCGAGCCCGGCATCGTCGGTGACCACCACTACGCGGTCGCGCAGCGCGTGATCAACATCCTCCAGAAGAACAAGGAGCTCCAGGACATCATCGCGATCCTGGGTATGGACGAGCTCTCCGAGGAGGACAAGATCACCGTCCAGCGCGCCCGCCGCCTGGAGCGCTTCCTGGGCCAGAACTTCTTCGTCGCGGAGAAGTTCACGGGTCTGCCCGGCTCGTACGTCCCGCTGAAGGACACGATCGACGCCTTCGAGCGGATCTGCAACGGCGAGTACGACAGCTACCCGGAGCAGTGCTTCAACGGTCTCGGCGGTCTCGACGACGTCGAGGCGGCCTACAAGAAGCTCAACGAGAAGTAA
- a CDS encoding F0F1 ATP synthase subunit epsilon, with protein sequence MAEIAAELVAVERELWSGRATSVTAETTEGEIGVLPGHEPLLGQLVPNGVVVIRTVEGERLVAAVQGGFLSVAADKITVLADSAVWAHEVDSADAEARARETGTADGDRAMSELRAVRRLNDR encoded by the coding sequence ATGGCTGAGATTGCCGCTGAACTGGTCGCGGTGGAGCGCGAACTGTGGTCCGGTCGGGCCACGTCCGTGACCGCCGAGACGACCGAGGGCGAGATCGGCGTGCTCCCCGGTCACGAGCCGCTGCTGGGCCAGCTGGTGCCCAACGGTGTCGTCGTCATCCGGACCGTCGAGGGCGAGCGGCTCGTCGCCGCCGTCCAGGGCGGGTTCCTGTCCGTCGCGGCGGACAAGATCACGGTCCTCGCGGACTCCGCCGTCTGGGCCCACGAGGTCGACTCGGCCGACGCGGAGGCCCGCGCCCGGGAGACCGGGACCGCGGACGGTGACCGCGCGATGTCCGAGCTCCGCGCCGTCCGGCGCCTCAACGACCGGTAG
- a CDS encoding DUF2550 domain-containing protein — protein sequence MQYLVIVPAAIVMAAAVLAVWRFATVRSRGIPVVIRSLPNPAARHWRHGVLMYSGTCAKVFKLRSLRPESDIILTRLGTVITSRRPVSAEERHFLEADLHVVRIAHRGREFEVALDDRGDTALVSWLESGPSVRQERRGVAAGRRR from the coding sequence ATGCAGTATCTCGTGATCGTCCCCGCCGCGATTGTCATGGCGGCGGCGGTACTCGCGGTGTGGCGCTTCGCCACGGTCCGGAGCAGGGGCATCCCTGTGGTCATCCGCTCACTCCCCAACCCCGCGGCGCGTCACTGGCGCCACGGGGTCCTCATGTATTCGGGGACCTGTGCGAAGGTCTTTAAGTTGCGCTCGCTCCGCCCCGAGTCGGACATCATCCTCACCCGGCTGGGCACGGTCATCACCTCCCGGCGCCCCGTCTCGGCCGAGGAGCGCCACTTCCTCGAGGCGGACCTGCACGTCGTCCGCATCGCCCACCGGGGCCGGGAGTTCGAGGTCGCCCTCGACGACCGGGGGGACACCGCGCTGGTGTCCTGGCTGGAGTCCGGCCCGTCGGTCCGCCAGGAACGCCGCGGTGTCGCGGCCGGCCGCCGGCGCTGA
- the nucS gene encoding endonuclease NucS, whose amino-acid sequence MRLVIARCSVDYVGRLEAHLPEADRLIMVKADGSVSVHADDRAYKPLNWMTPPCTFTEESVEPVDPAGPGEEAGSAEGAPAADRSGTAGGPGDAGAGAGPDPASDPEAVARPEMLWTVRNPKGEELRISVYEVHSDTSFDLGVDPGLVKDGVEAHLQELLAEQIELLGEGYTLVRREFPTAIGPVDILSRDAAGRTVAVEIKRRAGIDGVEQLTRYVELLNRDELLAPVEGVLAAQEIRPQARTLAEDRGLRCLTLDYAAMRGTESPELRLF is encoded by the coding sequence ATGCGTCTGGTGATCGCCCGCTGCAGCGTGGACTACGTCGGCCGACTGGAGGCCCACCTCCCGGAGGCGGACCGCCTCATCATGGTCAAGGCCGACGGCTCGGTGAGCGTCCACGCCGACGACCGCGCGTACAAGCCCCTGAACTGGATGACGCCGCCGTGCACGTTCACGGAGGAGTCCGTCGAGCCCGTCGACCCGGCCGGCCCCGGGGAGGAGGCCGGCTCCGCAGAGGGTGCGCCCGCCGCCGACCGGTCCGGCACCGCCGGCGGCCCCGGTGACGCCGGTGCCGGCGCCGGCCCGGACCCCGCGTCGGACCCGGAGGCGGTGGCCCGCCCGGAGATGCTCTGGACGGTCCGCAACCCCAAGGGGGAGGAGCTGCGCATCAGCGTGTACGAGGTGCACTCGGACACGAGTTTCGACCTCGGTGTCGACCCGGGGCTGGTGAAGGACGGCGTCGAGGCGCACCTCCAGGAGCTCCTCGCGGAGCAGATCGAGCTGCTCGGGGAGGGGTACACCCTCGTGCGTCGCGAGTTCCCGACGGCCATCGGGCCCGTCGACATCCTCTCGCGTGACGCCGCGGGACGCACCGTCGCCGTGGAGATCAAGCGGCGCGCGGGCATCGACGGCGTGGAGCAGCTCACGCGCTACGTCGAACTCCTCAACCGGGACGAGCTCCTGGCCCCCGTCGAGGGGGTGCTGGCGGCCCAGGAGATCCGGCCCCAGGCCCGGACGCTCGCCGAGGACCGCGGGCTGCGGTGCCTCACCCTCGACTACGCGGCCATGCGGGGCACCGAGTCCCCGGAACTGCGACTGTTCTGA
- a CDS encoding thiamine-binding protein has protein sequence MIVAFSVAPTETPDARAEMAEAVSEAVRVVRASGLPHETNAMFTLVEGEWDEVMDVVRRATEAVVAVSPRVSLVLKADIRPGVTGQLRGKVEAVDRILGPDTGATGGRPGDGDH, from the coding sequence ATGATCGTCGCGTTCTCCGTCGCCCCCACCGAAACCCCCGACGCCCGCGCCGAGATGGCCGAGGCCGTCTCGGAGGCCGTGCGGGTCGTCCGCGCCTCCGGCCTCCCGCACGAGACGAACGCCATGTTCACCCTCGTCGAGGGGGAGTGGGACGAGGTCATGGACGTCGTCCGCCGGGCGACCGAGGCCGTCGTCGCGGTGTCCCCGCGGGTGAGCCTCGTGCTCAAGGCGGACATCCGCCCGGGGGTCACCGGCCAGCTGCGGGGGAAGGTCGAGGCGGTCGACCGGATCCTCGGACCGGACACCGGCGCGACCGGCGGGCGGCCGGGTGACGGCGACCACTAG